The Aethina tumida isolate Nest 87 chromosome 6, icAetTumi1.1, whole genome shotgun sequence nucleotide sequence AACATCTTTGGGTGCTTTCAAGTACTGAAATAATTCTTGTGATTTGTTTTAGTCCGTTGTTTAACGAGCACCAGCCGGTAAAGTACTCAGAGATCAGCGAGCACCAACCAACCCACCACGATCCAATGTCGCCGATGATGCAAAAGCAAAAAAAGGAATACATGGACATGATGACGCACCAGACGAAGCAGTACCCGGACTTAAACGGGCAACAGACGTACGGCCACGAGACTGTGCATCCAACGGCGTACGCCGCCAAAGAGGCGCAGATGCACGGCTACAAGCAAGAATCTCAGTACTTTCAAAAGAACCAGTTCGTGGACCAGATGAAGTACCAAATGCCCGCGCAGATGCGCAAATACCCCGGCCAGGAGAACGACTTCTTTTCGCAGCTACAGAAATTCCATCCCAGTATGGCCAGGTCCATAATGAGCGAGCACCACATCCGCGAGACGCAGATGAACTACCCGCCCATGGGCCAGAACGGCATGTACAACCAGAACCAAAGATACTACCCGAACGCCGTGCAGAACTACCAGGCGAACGCGTACGGCATCCAGTCGTACAACTACGGAAGTCCGCAGAACTGCAACTACAACAGGCAGGCGCAGATGGGCAGGTTCCCGCCTACAATGGATAGGAGTCTGTCGCCAGCCAGGCGTACCGCTTACCCGCCCGAAATGGTCAACTACGCTCCCCTGCAAAAGATCTCGCCCTCGTACCACCACCAGTACACGACGCCCGAGTACGCCCAACATTACCAGCATAGGAGGACGAACATGCCGCAGGAATACTATCAACCTCCACAGCAGTGCAGAAATCCACAGTTCATGCCCGCTAACAACCCAGCTGTTGAAGTACCAGAAAACAGGGTTACCCCATCCAATGATTTGAAGCAATTCATTGAAAACTGGGCGGAGGATGAAAATCCTTGTGACCCCACCGTTTTGATAGTCAGCCCTGATGATTTGCCCTTCATTGAAAACAATCAAGTGATCATCACGTCCCCCTTGGAAAACGGGCAGTTCGTCATCAAAAACGTGGAAAATCGACAGGAAGCGGAGAAACCCAAAGATTGCATGGTAGAAGACGCAAAGACCAGTAAAGTGGTGGTTCACTCCGACGTGGAGCTGATTAAAGACGACACAAAGGTGGATAAGAACTGCTCGCCGATTAATTTGGACCAGATGGAAACTGAAGAAACGCCCCGCGAAACTGTAATATCAACAACCAAAACGGTCGAAGAAGAAAGCCCAAAGGAAAGCAAAGATATGCCCGTTATTGACTTCAGCGATGAGAAAGCGCCGAAGGAAGACGCCATTGAACCAAAGCCGCCGGAAGTCGAGGAAAAACCTCCCCAACCTCCCGAAcccgaaaataaaattgaagaagaACACCCCGAGCAGGTGGAAGAGACTGTTACAAACGTTGTAGACGAGCAAATGCCAAAGGTTGAATCTCCAAAACCGCAACCAAAGCCGGAACCAAAGCCTCCATCTCCGCCCCCAACTCCAGTTTTACCTGAAACAGACAAGAAACCAAAGTCCAGTAGTCGACGAAAAAGGCGGATCTTCTCCGTCGAcgacataataaataacattggaAGGAAGAAGGAAAAGGAATTGAAGAGGAGGAAAAGCATACACGCCACCCAAAAATTCCTGGATTACGAGCGACGGAACGTCGAAACTGAAACTGTTAAAGAAAATCTTGAGGCTTCGGATAAAGTGCCAGAGGTGCAGGATGTCAAACCTGAAACTGAGGCGCCTTTAGAAGAAGTACCAGTGGAACAAACTCAAGAAGACGTTTCGCAGGACAAAGAAATATCCTCCACCGATTCCACAACTGATCCTGATGCAGAATCCAATAGTATACAGTACAGAAGCGccattaaaattgaagaaaacagCGTTCTTTTGCACATTGCGGGCGAGCTGGTTGAAATTAATGTCAACATACAGAACggtaaaaaagttattacagTCGTACCGATTTCTGACACCACAGTAGTTGACTTTAATGACAACTATGAAACTGTTCAAGAGAATGTCCAGGAAGACCAAGAAATTATTGAGGAAGTCGCCGAGGATAAAACTGAAGATGGGGACAAAACCGAAGAGATCGTAGAACCAAAGATGGATGATTTAGAGATGGTGGTTGCTGAAGCTGAAGCTGGAGTTGTCGAAGAGGTTGTAGAAAATGTGGCTAATGAGGAAACAATTATGGATGTTCAAGAGGATGTGGCACAAATGGAGGAAGTATCGTTGGATGTTAAAGAAGAAATCGTCGCACCAGATACTAAAACTGTAACTTCAGAGGCTGAAACAATTGAATTACCTAAAACTGAAGATGTTAAAGTAGAAACAACGACTGAAAGTGAAAATAAAGATGACTCTAGTCTTCACCAACAAGTAAATACATTGGATTTGGAAGAAACCAAAATTGTACCTCCAGAACAAACAGTTCAAAGAGAAAACGATACAAAAGAAGCCAAACCTGAAAAGGTCAAACAAACTGAAACTATCACAAACGAAGAACTAAAGCCGGAAGTAGATTCTGCAAAGGATTCGGAGTTTGTAGATCTCTCAAACGAGATAATTATAGGAGATGAAGGTTTGGAACTGGAGGTGGAGATGGACTTGCAAAACGACGTGAATGAGGACAGTTTCGAAAGGAACGTAATATGTACCAAAGCAGCCAAAAAGGCCTACGACGCCGAGTTTTTGAACACCGTCAAGGAGAAAAAGACTAAAACTAACCCCAGTGATGAtcacaaaaagaaaaagataaCCAAAGATGACAGTCAAAAGAATAAGGACGAAACCAAGCGGGAGAAACGTCCCAAAACAACAGACGAGAAAAGCAAAAAGGAAGAGGTGAAAAAACCCAAAGAACCAAAGAAGCAAAAATCGGAACCCAAGGCCGATGAGGACGATGATGAGGAACATGTTAGTTTTAAGGAGTTGTTAAAGGCTAGGAAGTTGAAGAAACTGAAGAAACTCCAGGAGAGCATGAACAACAAACCTGTTGAATCTGAACCGGTGACCAAGAAGGAAGAAAATGACTTCAAACAACCGTTGAAAAAGGAAGAAAAGGAACCGGCGTGTAAGGAAGAAGACTCGAAAAACTTAGAAGGAATTTTGAAAAAGGAAAGTAGTCCTCCAAAGCCGGTACGTAAAGTTTCATTTTCCGACGAGCCTATTGACAAAAAACTTGATGAAACAGAGGGTAAGTGTAACGATTTGAACAAGAAGAAGCGGCTCAGTTTAGAAGACTACAACAATCGTAAACGGAAGTTGTCACCTAAAGAAGAGGTGAAGAAAATTCTGGTTGAAGCTGATTTAACCAGCATACACTTAGAAGTCAAGAAGCGTCCCAAGTCGTTAGAAGAGTTGAGTTGCGTTGTTAAAGAACCTAAACGTAAGATGAGTTTGGAAGAAACGTCAAcgagtaataatttttataacgacTGGGAGGAGACGCTAAGTCCTAAGTCCACTGAAGTAGACTCGAATCTTCTTAGTACTTTCACAGGTGTCCTGTCAACTGAATCACAACCCGTCAAACATCCAGACGTGAACGGACGCAAGGACGAACTGCAGATGGTCAAGGAGCAAGTCGACTCAAAACTAAGTTCGTTGAATTTGAACATACCAAAGAAGAGCAGTGCTCAAACGCTCAGAAGCCAAATATGTGCCttggaaaagaaaattaacagTTTCCCGTTGACGCCGAAGGACGTGAACGAAAACCACATGCTCATGAACCGGTTCTTGAACAAGGACTACCTGACTGAAGACGAGATGAAGAAAATCAAACAGATCATCCAATACAAGCGGATGGTGGAGCACATGAGCAAACTGAAGTCGATGGAAAACGGCGACAGTTACGAGATCAGGAAGGAGATGGACGAGGATTTGAAGCTGCACTTGAAGAAAATCCCCGACGAGTATCACAAGAAGAGGAAGAGGAGGTTCAGGAATTTGCACGCCGCCGATTCCGACTCGGACTACGAGATCAACAGCGGGGATTACTCGGTAGTGCAGCAGAGCTGTCACTTCACCGGCGTGCCGAAGCTGATCATCAAAAGGAAGACGGACATTACGCAACCGGTCGTTCGATTGGAACGACTGGACATGAACGTGATCAAGAAAAGCAAATGGTTTTAGGGGCCAACATGTTTTCGTTGAGTTTTTTCATAGTTTacgattgttttttattgttgtatatAGTTTCGCGTgagatgaattatttattgcgtTCGGATCTCCGGTTGTTGCATTCCGTGTGGGTTTATTATTTCTGATTTTAggttttcgttttatttttattttttgggaCGTCCGTTCCAGattgatattaattgtaattggtTGTTCTTTTGTGTGCAATGAAAGAGTACAATTGGTTGAAATAtaacaagaaatatattaattcgtTGAGCtacagtattaaaaaaatatgccttttaaaaaaagaattttaatatttatagagagtgaactatttttgaaacagtGAATTCGTTTTACATTCCTCAAAGTTATATCTCATAGTTTAAGGTgtgatatatttacaatatacatAGTGTTTATATAGGCGGTCTCGAATAACCGTTTGAGACTtgctgtaatttttttttggtttgccttttgtatataatttgggtttttttgtataaaatcatAGAAAAACTTGCAGGGTGTCCGTAACTAGTCTTtatttgtacataattttgttatccatTAAGAGATATCGTTtccaattgtaaattttatcttaaaattttatttaaaaaccccATAGATATACAACGGTTTTTCTATGGTTGTAAACAACAATAGTTACCAGCACTGAAACGTTGTTTTTTGTACACCGAAAGTTGCCTCaatgtgaaataaatgaagagtgtaaaatttagtaattaagatataaaaaaataatatttgggaCATATCATTCAGTGTCTTTTCAAAAGTGTCTTAGAAAATTTTTCGGGTGATGTTTTTACGACGTGTACAAAACCtagatgttattttttttttgagtgcCTTGTTGTGCACATGACTGTTGAATTTTTGTACCAAATCGGtatgtttgtatattttaagcacttgtgtttataaaaatgttagaaaaaataactggcgttttatttcaattatttataaaaaataaattaaccaattGGTTTGGTATAATGATACAATAGCATAGGTTTTGGGAGTATTCCTACTCTATTATCTGTACCTGTACTCAAAAGCTtggtatttttgtaattttaagcaCTTATGTTAAACTGTTAGAAAAAATAACTCGGGTTTTACTTTATttcttcataaataataataaacaaattaattcgatttatcttttaaattatacactgtacaataaagaagaataaAAGTACGTGTATTACATTACTGACTAACTTCCATTATTCCtgagttaattaatcattttaaaagtcagactttcaattcaaaaactgtacaaaaaaataaaacaaaataagaatattaaatccGATTTAACGTTCCGGATTTAAGAACAGACAAAACCTTAAATAAACaactatattataattatttacagaaaatCATATATACAGATAAAAAAACGTATAGTTTAAAACACTCTTTCGTGGATATAACTTAGTCTGTTTATCAAGCACTAAAGTAATTCAATTAGTTAAGGTACCCTCGACACGACGGGGCACCGCACAGACACGTAATTTTATCGTCTTCTATCGGGAACTTGTAGTCGTAGGTGATCTCCTCGTTCACGCCTATACTTTGCTTCGAGTAAATGACGATCTTCTTCTGAGACTCTATCGTTATTACTTTGGCGTAACAGTTGGGCtgtaaaagaaacaaattacaaCCAAGCCGTTGGAGGAAATCTTGGAATACTTACGTTACAGCTGTGATTGATGAACCGGGCCAGATTGCCGCACTTGGTGGCGTCTATGATGTTCTCCAGGTCAATACGGAAGAGATACGAGCTACCAATGCCCGTGGCTTCGTATTTCTGCTCCCTGAGGTCGGCCACACTGTGTCGCACCATTTGACCTGACAACCAACGATTAGAACAACGAAAATGAAATTGGAGGGCAACAACTTACCGACGTATTCGATAACCATCTCGTCTGCGGCGATGGGCTCCATGGCGAACAGGCCCCAGTCGTGAATCGCAGACTTTGCGaatttcagttgtttctttcTGAACTTCAGCTGGTTGAACTTGAGCAAATCCGAGTCGGTGTCGCCTCCGAAGGCTGTCAGCA carries:
- the LOC109603727 gene encoding titin-like isoform X1, with the translated sequence MYVQTKRATEETHSRSSLLFSSYARRCTIKRQCLMNNAVQHYGQGPISSNPHAPFLQSDPISANPSTTTSSLRLYRKKDSQDKHVQNQDGVVGGSNATENQTHVARVAPHNHFPPRTTEYYRQNNPLSNDFRPLFNEHQPVKYSEISEHQPTHHDPMSPMMQKQKKEYMDMMTHQTKQYPDLNGQQTYGHETVHPTAYAAKEAQMHGYKQESQYFQKNQFVDQMKYQMPAQMRKYPGQENDFFSQLQKFHPSMARSIMSEHHIRETQMNYPPMGQNGMYNQNQRYYPNAVQNYQANAYGIQSYNYGSPQNCNYNRQAQMGRFPPTMDRSLSPARRTAYPPEMVNYAPLQKISPSYHHQYTTPEYAQHYQHRRTNMPQEYYQPPQQCRNPQFMPANNPAVEVPENRVTPSNDLKQFIENWAEDENPCDPTVLIVSPDDLPFIENNQVIITSPLENGQFVIKNVENRQEAEKPKDCMVEDAKTSKVVVHSDVELIKDDTKVDKNCSPINLDQMETEETPRETVISTTKTVEEESPKESKDMPVIDFSDEKAPKEDAIEPKPPEVEEKPPQPPEPENKIEEEHPEQVEETVTNVVDEQMPKVESPKPQPKPEPKPPSPPPTPVLPETDKKPKSSSRRKRRIFSVDDIINNIGRKKEKELKRRKSIHATQKFLDYERRNVETETVKENLEASDKVPEVQDVKPETEAPLEEVPVEQTQEDVSQDKEISSTDSTTDPDAESNSIQYRSAIKIEENSVLLHIAGELVEINVNIQNGKKVITVVPISDTTVVDFNDNYETVQENVQEDQEIIEEVAEDKTEDGDKTEEIVEPKMDDLEMVVAEAEAGVVEEVVENVANEETIMDVQEDVAQMEEVSLDVKEEIVAPDTKTVTSEAETIELPKTEDVKVETTTESENKDDSSLHQQVNTLDLEETKIVPPEQTVQRENDTKEAKPEKVKQTETITNEELKPEVDSAKDSEFVDLSNEIIIGDEGLELEVEMDLQNDVNEDSFERNVICTKAAKKAYDAEFLNTVKEKKTKTNPSDDHKKKKITKDDSQKNKDETKREKRPKTTDEKSKKEEVKKPKEPKKQKSEPKADEDDDEEHVSFKELLKARKLKKLKKLQESMNNKPVESEPVTKKEENDFKQPLKKEEKEPACKEEDSKNLEGILKKESSPPKPVRKVSFSDEPIDKKLDETEGKCNDLNKKKRLSLEDYNNRKRKLSPKEEVKKILVEADLTSIHLEVKKRPKSLEELSCVVKEPKRKMSLEETSTSNNFYNDWEETLSPKSTEVDSNLLSTFTGVLSTESQPVKHPDVNGRKDELQMVKEQVDSKLSSLNLNIPKKSSAQTLRSQICALEKKINSFPLTPKDVNENHMLMNRFLNKDYLTEDEMKKIKQIIQYKRMVEHMSKLKSMENGDSYEIRKEMDEDLKLHLKKIPDEYHKKRKRRFRNLHAADSDSDYEINSGDYSVVQQSCHFTGVPKLIIKRKTDITQPVVRLERLDMNVIKKSKWF
- the LOC109603727 gene encoding titin-like isoform X2, coding for MNNAVQHYGQGPISSNPHAPFLQSDPISANPSTTTSSLRLYRKKDSQDKHVQNQDGVVGGSNATENQTHVARVAPHNHFPPRTTEYYRQNNPLSNDFRPLFNEHQPVKYSEISEHQPTHHDPMSPMMQKQKKEYMDMMTHQTKQYPDLNGQQTYGHETVHPTAYAAKEAQMHGYKQESQYFQKNQFVDQMKYQMPAQMRKYPGQENDFFSQLQKFHPSMARSIMSEHHIRETQMNYPPMGQNGMYNQNQRYYPNAVQNYQANAYGIQSYNYGSPQNCNYNRQAQMGRFPPTMDRSLSPARRTAYPPEMVNYAPLQKISPSYHHQYTTPEYAQHYQHRRTNMPQEYYQPPQQCRNPQFMPANNPAVEVPENRVTPSNDLKQFIENWAEDENPCDPTVLIVSPDDLPFIENNQVIITSPLENGQFVIKNVENRQEAEKPKDCMVEDAKTSKVVVHSDVELIKDDTKVDKNCSPINLDQMETEETPRETVISTTKTVEEESPKESKDMPVIDFSDEKAPKEDAIEPKPPEVEEKPPQPPEPENKIEEEHPEQVEETVTNVVDEQMPKVESPKPQPKPEPKPPSPPPTPVLPETDKKPKSSSRRKRRIFSVDDIINNIGRKKEKELKRRKSIHATQKFLDYERRNVETETVKENLEASDKVPEVQDVKPETEAPLEEVPVEQTQEDVSQDKEISSTDSTTDPDAESNSIQYRSAIKIEENSVLLHIAGELVEINVNIQNGKKVITVVPISDTTVVDFNDNYETVQENVQEDQEIIEEVAEDKTEDGDKTEEIVEPKMDDLEMVVAEAEAGVVEEVVENVANEETIMDVQEDVAQMEEVSLDVKEEIVAPDTKTVTSEAETIELPKTEDVKVETTTESENKDDSSLHQQVNTLDLEETKIVPPEQTVQRENDTKEAKPEKVKQTETITNEELKPEVDSAKDSEFVDLSNEIIIGDEGLELEVEMDLQNDVNEDSFERNVICTKAAKKAYDAEFLNTVKEKKTKTNPSDDHKKKKITKDDSQKNKDETKREKRPKTTDEKSKKEEVKKPKEPKKQKSEPKADEDDDEEHVSFKELLKARKLKKLKKLQESMNNKPVESEPVTKKEENDFKQPLKKEEKEPACKEEDSKNLEGILKKESSPPKPVRKVSFSDEPIDKKLDETEGKCNDLNKKKRLSLEDYNNRKRKLSPKEEVKKILVEADLTSIHLEVKKRPKSLEELSCVVKEPKRKMSLEETSTSNNFYNDWEETLSPKSTEVDSNLLSTFTGVLSTESQPVKHPDVNGRKDELQMVKEQVDSKLSSLNLNIPKKSSAQTLRSQICALEKKINSFPLTPKDVNENHMLMNRFLNKDYLTEDEMKKIKQIIQYKRMVEHMSKLKSMENGDSYEIRKEMDEDLKLHLKKIPDEYHKKRKRRFRNLHAADSDSDYEINSGDYSVVQQSCHFTGVPKLIIKRKTDITQPVVRLERLDMNVIKKSKWF